A single window of Plectropomus leopardus isolate mb unplaced genomic scaffold, YSFRI_Pleo_2.0 unplaced_scaffold28073, whole genome shotgun sequence DNA harbors:
- the LOC121937980 gene encoding cyclin-dependent kinase 2-associated protein 1 — protein sequence GSLQSPSAANLATLQSYRPLLSDYGPPSLGFSQGSTGSQVPQNKYAELLAIIEELGKEIRPTYAGSKSAMERLKRGIIHARGLVRECLAETERNARS from the exons TTGGAAGCCTCCAGTCTCCCTCAGCGGCTAATCTGGCCACGTTGCAGTCCTACAGACCCCTCCTGAGCGACTATGGACCTCCATCTCTGGGATTCTCACAG GGCTCCACTGGCAGCCAAGTGCCTCAGAACAAATATGCAGAGCTGCTGGCCATCATCGAAGAGCTCGGGAAGGAGATCAGGCCCACATACGCAGGAAGTAAGAGCGCGATGGAGAGACTGAAAAGAg GAATAATCCATGCCAGAGGGCTGGTGCGTGAATGCTTGGCTGAGACGGAGAGAAACGCGAGGTCCTAG